In the Leclercia sp. LSNIH1 genome, one interval contains:
- the trhC gene encoding IncHI-type conjugal transfer ATPase TrhC, whose translation MKSANIYNKELSRHQFGGFIPVYDQIPGTNYFLIDGNRLGFMFICNPSPGVFDNQQDVLAELFKMDFPTDTICQTSLTALPDLTLHLSAWSAVRGGRMEGHDKLKGDLLTAYQLDYYDRSLNEPLKPDHDKLMLRDFQIWMSFSIPLKSALPTEIEINRIDALYSDLISKLNTLGLFPHKVSAENWLYCMDKLMHPGKTSRWAEGHVEVNTMRRLNEQLNVPGRKYTVTENNFSSTTQSTDVSEHRYFKQLSVVKFPEHVNFGSMYELVVNWMNGRKTIFSPFMITQTVHFADPLKLARDNVRYKAITNKQASIPTVLTFCPRLKDMDNDYMAVTRELEDGARLLHSYLTFTVMGNSALDVQSAADQLKSFYLESRVKVADDSYIIFPSFVSCLPMCNDPKTILDLDRFEVVSNTGAAHMTPLFGPWKGNTDRPVLNLVSREGQLLGLDIFKTSASYNMVVGATSGAGKSFWVAYIINNYLGAGPRSNNLIHYRDTFEGFKNNAYDAFDPDGAQIFVVDVGRSYQGISEQYTNSQFIDFGKKPDFTLNPFAFLTDVTVADRVFDEAPVFNDDSNNNDEEKDKVAQTIMVLNQLKIMASEKGNIDDFQQSVMLQLIGDEYNESRKVGSTGSITGFARRCSAHEDKRIKDIGEQLGQWCEGGIYGNRFTEKLPPINFGSRFIVLELEELKGTPHLQTVVLMSIIQAAQHAMFIKKDGRRRLFILDEAWEYIRPDNASGSSNQSNQFFSSFLEAAWRRFRKTNCAGICITQSFEDYFTSSVGRALTANSPWKIIMKQEKESIEAMKANNYFSTTDAVYERMKNIRTIKRAFSEMLVRFENFQEICRLYVDRKMELCFTTDSTDRGKLWEIQSRLDCSYGEAIEILYEQEVASNAAA comes from the coding sequence ATGAAATCTGCTAACATCTATAATAAAGAATTAAGTCGCCACCAGTTTGGTGGGTTTATTCCTGTATACGACCAGATTCCTGGCACGAATTATTTTCTAATAGACGGTAATCGGCTTGGGTTTATGTTTATTTGTAACCCCTCACCTGGTGTTTTTGATAATCAGCAGGATGTGTTAGCTGAATTATTTAAAATGGATTTTCCTACTGACACTATCTGTCAGACCTCATTAACAGCACTGCCGGACCTGACCTTGCATTTAAGTGCCTGGTCGGCAGTTCGTGGTGGTCGAATGGAAGGACATGATAAGCTTAAGGGGGACTTACTCACGGCCTACCAGCTGGATTATTATGATAGAAGTCTAAATGAACCCTTAAAACCGGATCATGATAAATTAATGCTTCGTGACTTTCAGATCTGGATGTCATTTTCTATTCCGTTGAAATCTGCGCTTCCTACTGAAATTGAAATTAATCGCATCGATGCACTGTACTCTGACCTAATCAGTAAGTTGAACACACTGGGCCTTTTTCCACATAAAGTTAGCGCCGAAAACTGGCTTTATTGCATGGATAAATTAATGCATCCGGGAAAAACATCACGTTGGGCTGAAGGTCATGTTGAAGTCAACACTATGAGGCGTCTTAACGAACAGCTAAATGTTCCGGGGCGAAAATATACAGTAACTGAAAATAATTTTTCATCTACAACGCAGAGTACTGATGTTTCTGAACATCGTTATTTCAAACAATTATCTGTGGTCAAGTTCCCAGAACATGTAAATTTTGGAAGCATGTATGAACTTGTAGTGAATTGGATGAATGGGCGTAAAACTATATTTAGCCCATTTATGATAACTCAAACAGTCCATTTCGCCGATCCCTTAAAATTAGCTAGAGATAACGTCAGATATAAGGCAATTACTAACAAACAAGCTAGTATCCCAACCGTCTTAACGTTTTGTCCAAGACTGAAGGACATGGATAATGATTACATGGCGGTAACACGTGAACTGGAAGATGGGGCCCGTCTTTTACACAGTTATCTGACATTTACCGTCATGGGGAATTCAGCATTAGATGTCCAGTCTGCCGCAGACCAGTTAAAATCATTTTATCTGGAAAGTCGCGTTAAAGTGGCTGATGATTCATACATCATCTTTCCATCTTTTGTCTCTTGCCTTCCAATGTGTAATGACCCCAAGACGATACTAGATCTGGACCGTTTTGAGGTAGTCAGTAATACTGGTGCAGCGCATATGACCCCTCTATTCGGCCCATGGAAAGGTAATACTGACAGACCTGTACTTAACCTCGTCTCACGAGAGGGCCAGCTGTTGGGGCTTGATATCTTCAAGACTTCTGCCAGCTATAATATGGTTGTTGGGGCGACTTCTGGTGCAGGCAAATCGTTCTGGGTTGCATACATCATTAATAACTATCTTGGTGCAGGGCCGCGTTCTAATAATCTGATCCATTATCGTGATACTTTTGAAGGTTTCAAAAACAATGCTTATGATGCATTTGACCCTGATGGAGCCCAGATTTTTGTAGTTGACGTTGGTCGCTCGTATCAGGGTATTTCGGAGCAATATACAAATAGTCAGTTTATAGATTTTGGTAAAAAGCCTGATTTTACTCTGAATCCGTTCGCATTTTTGACCGATGTCACTGTTGCAGACCGAGTTTTTGATGAAGCGCCTGTTTTCAATGACGACTCAAATAATAACGATGAAGAAAAGGATAAAGTTGCACAGACCATTATGGTCCTGAATCAGTTAAAAATAATGGCATCTGAAAAAGGAAATATTGACGACTTTCAACAATCGGTCATGCTTCAACTGATTGGTGATGAATATAACGAATCACGTAAAGTCGGAAGTACAGGCTCTATTACAGGATTTGCACGCCGCTGTTCTGCCCATGAAGATAAGCGTATTAAAGATATCGGTGAGCAATTAGGGCAATGGTGTGAAGGAGGCATTTACGGAAATCGATTTACCGAAAAGCTCCCGCCAATAAACTTCGGTAGTCGGTTTATAGTTCTTGAGCTTGAAGAGTTGAAGGGTACCCCTCACCTCCAGACAGTCGTGCTCATGTCGATCATTCAAGCTGCTCAGCATGCAATGTTTATCAAAAAGGACGGTCGCCGCCGGTTGTTCATCCTTGATGAGGCATGGGAGTATATTCGCCCGGATAATGCTTCAGGCTCCAGTAATCAGTCAAATCAGTTTTTCTCATCTTTCCTTGAAGCTGCCTGGCGCCGATTCAGGAAAACGAACTGTGCTGGTATTTGTATTACCCAGTCCTTTGAAGATTACTTCACCTCCTCGGTAGGTCGAGCCCTGACGGCCAACTCGCCGTGGAAGATCATCATGAAGCAGGAAAAGGAGAGCATAGAAGCCATGAAGGCTAATAACTACTTCTCCACGACTGATGCTGTATATGAGCGTATGAAAAACATACGAACGATAAAGCGTGCATTTTCTGAGATGCTCGTCCGATTCGAGAATTTCCAGGAGATATGTCGCCTCTATGTAGACAGGAAAATGGAGCTTTGTTTTACGACTGACAGTACCGACCGTGGAAAGCTATGGGAAATACAAAGCCGTCTTGATTGCTCTTACGGCGAAGCAATTGAGATACTGTATGAACAGGAAGTTGCTAGCAATGCAGCTGCATAA